The Cetobacterium sp. ZOR0034 region AAGTTAAGATAGCCTATTTGGACATTTAAAATTTGATAGCTAAGAAGTTAATTTACACTAAATTTGGTATACTCCCGATAAAAATAAAAGGTATGGTTGATTCCATACCTTTTATTTTTCTATCTCGTCAAGAATCTCTTTTCCTATATCTTGCATCATCTCAAGAACTTTAACTACTTTTTTACCTCTATTTTCAGTCAAAAAATATTCAACTCTTAAAGGATATCCTTCATAGTTATATTTCTCGACAAAGCCGAATTTCATAAGTTCTTTAAGATGTTGTAACAACATTTTTTGATTGATTCCAACAATATCATTTTCAAGTTCTGATAAAGAGGCTTTGCCTCTCCAGTGGATTTGATATAAAATTACCATTTTCCATTTCCCTTTTAAAATATCATATGCTAAC contains the following coding sequences:
- a CDS encoding helix-turn-helix domain-containing protein translates to MKIREKYTCPLELAYDILKGKWKMVILYQIHWRGKASLSELENDIVGINQKMLLQHLKELMKFGFVEKYNYEGYPLRVEYFLTENRGKKVVKVLEMMQDIGKEILDEIEK